The following nucleotide sequence is from Dromaius novaehollandiae isolate bDroNov1 chromosome Z, bDroNov1.hap1, whole genome shotgun sequence.
GTACGGGATTGGGGCGgtgtgggtgtgcaaaggggtggACAGCAGGATGGGACGGGGAGGTGCAgtgtggggtgggatggggcaggCGGAAGGGGCTGTGCTGGACGGGGCGGTGCAGGACAGGACAGCGTGGGACGGGGTGAGCAGGAGGGGCAGCGCGAGGTGGTGCGGGATGGGGTGGTGCAGGCTGGGGTGGTGCGGTGTGGGGCAGTGCAGGGTGGGACAGGGCTGTGTGGATCAGGGCGGTGTGGGACAGAAGAGGATGGGGCGGTGCGGGATAGGGCGGTATGGTGTGGGTCAGGGCGGTGTGGTGTGGGTCAGGGTGGTGTGGGTCAGGGCAGTGTGGGCCGGGACGGGGCAGTGTGGGATAGGAGAGGACGGGGTGGTGTGGGTCAGGGTGGTGTGGGATAGGAGAGGACGGGGTGGTGTGGGTCAGGGTGGTGTGGGCCGGGCCGGTGCGGGACAGGGAGGGCAgcacgggccgggccgggtgcggcgcggtgcggcggggTGCTGCTGCGCACCCGCGGAGGTGTCACTGTCTCCCGCCGGCAGAAGCTGatgcagccgcagtgccccgacggggcggcccttcctcctcctcctcctcctcctgccgccggggaggccgccggcgTGGACACCATGCTGCGGGAGGTGTCGGAGAGGTGCCGCGCCGCCCTGCGCAGCCTCGGCGGCGGCCCGGAGCCCAAGCGGCAGCGGCGGGATGCAGAGCTGcacggcggtggcggcggcggcagcgaggTGTTGGAGGCGCTGGAGGCGCTGGAGGCGGGCGGCTGCCTGCGGGCAGCgctgggggaggcgggcggcATCCGCACGCTGGCCTTCCCGCAGGGCAGCGCCTTCACCCTGCGCACGGCCGGCGGCGGGTACCGCTTCCGCTGGGTGCCGCGCTGAGCGCGCGGCCCGCTCCTCCCGCGCCCCTTCGGGGTGCTGCTCCGCACCGAAAACGGGTATTTGGGCTTTCTCTGCCTCGGGAGGCAGCGTGGGTCTGCGTGTACGCGCACGCTGCCGAGCGGCCGAGACGTCCGCCTTCGTGCACGCGAGCCTTGGGCGGCGCAGCTGCAGGCGCTGCACGTTTTTCTGCGGGGCTGTGGTTTTGGAGTGCATAACTCACCTTCAATAATTTGTTAATGAGTGTAGTGACTACCGAGATACCCTTAAATGAAAAGCTGCCTGGCTCTATGCAGAGATGTTGCTCAGTTGAGTAGAAAAGTATGACTCATAGGATAGCGGTTAGGGATGGCGCATGTCAAAATGACCATGCCGCCAAAACAGATTAAACATGATACACTTTCTCAATCATGGAATATTAAACCTAGAAAGTCTACAAACTTGCACTTACTGTCACTCCTGTGTGCAGCTGTGGGTGTATTCTTGCACCCTATGTGATGATTAGATAGTGCTTAAGGTTGTCCTTTATTTGTACTGATTTCATGTAAGCAGTGTTTTGCATCAGTACGCGTATTTGCTTGTTAGTGCGAAAATAGCAAAAGCCGAGCATCTACACAGTTTGCCTTGCTCGATGTGCTCAAGCAGAAAACTTTAGAATAAAACATGCTGCTGTTAACATTCAGTGATATTATTTCAAGTAAAGAGAAGGATGAAAGATGCCATAAAATGTTCTGAATGGCTACATTTCACTTGCACCTGCTGGTTTGAAAGCTGAACCACTGACACCATACTTGAAACAGTacctgaagtttctttttttgtggcaCATAAGTGAATGAAGACACCATGCTCTACTCAGGATAGCCTAGCTGAGTTTTATATCCGTGAAATTATCAGtttttctacttttcagtactcAGATTTTCAAGTATTCTTGCATAGGTCCATGTGCATTAACAGCAATCAAATAGTAATATACTTGTATGTCAATTAAAGTGACAGCATGAGCAGCACCACGTCATGATCTCAGAGGAAGGTCACTTAGGAGAGCTGCAACCCTGCGCTTAGGGTTGTGTTTATGGCAAGCAGAGGCTGTATTAAAGCGCAAATGGTTCTTGTCACCAGCACAACATGTGGCCATGTGGCTCTTGGGAGAT
It contains:
- the LOC135325081 gene encoding multicilin-like, whose protein sequence is MPPPLDSADFDFSLGEDVAFSPCGLQPGSSAPPQLALQSLPPPELYWSDVADQHEKALGDALEENSQLQETLTRRQEELTSLRESNVQLKELASQARQLAAVLDKLMQPQCPDGAALPPPPPPPAAGEAAGVDTMLREVSERCRAALRSLGGGPEPKRQRRDAELHGGGGGGSEVLEALEALEAGGCLRAALGEAGGIRTLAFPQGSAFTLRTAGGGYRFRWVPR